A single region of the Rattus rattus isolate New Zealand chromosome 8, Rrattus_CSIRO_v1, whole genome shotgun sequence genome encodes:
- the LOC116907354 gene encoding olfactory receptor 7G2-like has product MESKNQTDVSGFILMGITDDKALKPFIFSMFTSMYLLTILGNLLIILIVSTESNLQTPMYIFLSNLSFNDICLSTTIIPKTLVNIHAQDQSITYTGCLTQICFTLLFCSFESCLLSAMAYDRYVAICHPLNYTVIMSSQTCGQLILLSLIISLVNSGLLGLMMLRLSFCTNVEIPLFFCELAQVIKLACSDTLVNYILIYLATVILNGIPISGIIFSYTQIASSVFRMVSVKGKYKAISTCGSHISVVSLFYGTALGVYISSAFTTSVTNTAFAYVMCTLVPQMLNPFIYSLRNRDMEVALRKHISRVVCLL; this is encoded by the coding sequence ATGGAATCGAAAAACCAAACGGATGTTTCAGGATTCATTCTTATGGGAATAACAGATGATAAAGCACTGAAGCCATTCATCTTCAGCATGTTTACCTCCATGTACTTGTTAACCATCTTGGGAAATCTGCTTATCATTCTGATTGTCAGCACTGAATCCAATCTCCAAACTCCCATGTACATATTTCTCTCTAATCTATCCTTTAATGATATCTGCTTAAGCACAACAATCATTCCAAAGACATTGGTGAACATTCATGCACAGGACCAGAGCATCACATATACTGGCTGTCTTACACAAATCTGCTTTACCTTGCTTTTTTGTAGTTTTGAAAGTTGTCTTCTTTCAGCAATGGCATATGATCGCTATGTTGCTATATGTCATCCCCTGAACTACACGGTGATCATGAGTTCTCAAACCTGTGGTCAACTAATTCTATTATCTCTAATTATTAGTCTTGTGAATAGTGGATTGCTTGGTCTGATGATGTTGCGGTTGTCCTTCTGCACAAATGTAGAAATTCCCCTATTTTTCTGCGAACTTGCTCAAGTCATCAAGCTAGCTTGTTCTGACACCCTAGTCAATTATATTCTCATATATCTTGCAACAGTCATACTTAATGGCATTCCAATCTCTGGAATAATTTTCTCTTATACTCAAATTGCCTCTTCTGTTTTTAGAATGGTCTCAGTGAAAGGAAAGTATAAAGCAATTTCTACCTGTGGGTCTCATATTTCAGTGGTTTCCTTATTCTATGGTACAGCATTGGGTGTTTATATTAGCTCTGCATTCACGACCTCAGTCACAAATACTGCATTTGCTTATGTGATGTGTACATTAGTCCCTCAAATGTTGAATCCCTTTATATACAGCTTGAGGAACAGAGACATGGAGGTAGCCTTGAGGAAACATATCAGTAGGGTAGTGTGTTTACTCTAA
- the LOC116907110 gene encoding olfactory receptor 7G2-like yields MFSTRFTMNMKSLNQTVVSDFILLGFTDDTKLQLIIFSLFLSMYLVTILGNLLIILATSSDSHLHTPMYFFLSGLSFNDIFLVTCTIPKMLVNIQTENQTITYGGCLTQVCFVLMSVSMENCLLAAMAYDRYVAICHPLRYRIIMNPCFCILMVAFSIMGSMANALVNGLMVLHLSFCTELIIPHFFCELTQITKLACSNTLIDNILIYISSCIFGGVPLSGIILSYSQIATTVLRMSSSEGRYKAFSTCGSHLSVVFLFYGTGFGVYISSTITESSRKNAVTSVLYSVVPQMLNPFIYSLRNRDMKEGLRKLFSRILFPL; encoded by the coding sequence ATGTTTTCCACCAGATTTACCATGAATATGAAATCTCTAAACCAAACAGTTGTGTCAGACTTCATTCTCCTGGGATTCACAGATGATACCAAACTGCAACTTATCATCTTCAGTTTATTTCTTTCCATGTACCTTGTAACAATCCTAGGAAACCTGCTGATAATTCTGGCCACCAGCTCTGACTCCCAtctccacacccccatgtacttctttctttctggtctttCTTTTAATGATATCTTTTTAGTCACATGCACAATTCCAAAGATGCTTGTGAatatacaaacagaaaaccagaccATCACTTATGGAGGATGTCTGACTCAGGTCTGCTTTGTCTTGATGTCAGTGAGCATGGAAAATTGTCTTCTTGCAgcaatggcctatgaccgctatgttgcTATTTGCCATCCACTTAGGTATAGGATCATAATGAACCCCTGTTTTTGTATTCTAATGGTAGCATTTTCTATAATGGGGAGCATGGCAAATGCCCTAGTGAACGGTCTAATGGTATTACATCTCTCCTTCTGCACTGAGCTCATAATTCCGCATTTCTTCTGTGAACTTACACAGATTACTAAACTTGCCTGTTCCAACACTCTTATCGACaacatactcatatatatttcCTCTTGCATATTTGGTGGTGTTCCTCTCTCTGGCATCATTTTGTCTTATAGTCAAATTGCAACCACTGTCTTGAGAATGTCATCATCAGAAGGAAGATATAAAGCATTTTCCACCTGTGGGTCTCACCTGtcagttgtttttttattttatggaactgGTTTTGGGGTCTACATTAGCTCAACAATTACAGAATCATCCAGGAAGAATGCTGTGACTTCCGTGCTGTACTCAGTAGTTCCTCAAATGCTAAATCCCTTTATCTATAGTCTGAGGAACAGAGACATGAAAGAAGGCTTGAGAAAACTCTTCAGTAGGATATTATTTCCTCTATGA
- the LOC116907300 gene encoding olfactory receptor 7G2-like produces the protein MSNMEVKNKSVALDIFLRGLTDDTELQPLIFGFFLCMYLITISGNLLIMLAINCDRHLHTPMYFFLCHLSFNDIYLISITVPKMLVHIQTQDQRITYAGCLSQVCFVVVCTIFECFLLGVMAYDRYIAICNPLRYTVLMNPCFCIILVLISLTISIVNGLVHSLMVLHLSFCTDLEILHFFCEIAQVLKLACSDSLINNILIFVSASIFAGVPLYGIIFSYTHIVFTVLKMPSSEGKYKAFSTCGSHLLVVALFYGTGFGVYIISNVIDSPKKIAVASVMYSIIPPMMNPFVYSLRNKDMKEALKKVIGRTASLL, from the coding sequence ATGTCTAACATGgaagttaaaaacaaatcagTTGCTTTGGATATTTTTCTACGTGGCCTCACAGATGATACAGAGCTGCAGCCACTcatctttggtttttttctatGCATGTACTTGATTACCATTTCTGGAAATCTTCTTATAATGTTGGCCATCAACTGTGACCGCCATcttcacacccccatgtacttctttctctGTCATCTGTCTTTTAATGACATATATTTAATCAGCATCACAGTCCCAAAGATGttggtgcacatacaaacacaggatCAGAGGATCACTTATGCAGGCTGCCTCAGCCAGGTTTGCTTTGTTGTAGTTTGTACcatttttgaatgttttctcCTTGGAGTAATGGCCTATGACCGTTACATAGCCATTTGTAATCCTCTACGCTATACAGTCCTCATGAACCCCTGCTTCTGTATTATTCTGGTTCTTATCTCTCTAACCATTAGTATTGTAAACGGGCTTGTGCATAGTCTGATGGTACTACACTTGTCCTTCTGCACAGACCTGGAAATCCTCCACTTCTTCTGTGAAATTGCACAAGTCCTCAAGCTTGCCTGTTCTGACAGCCTCATCAACAACATCTTGATATTTGTTTCAGCTTCTATTTTTGCTGGCGTTCCTCTCTATGGAATAATTTTTTCTTATACTCACATTGTGTTTACAGTATTGAAAATGCCATCATCAGAAGGAAAGTACAAAGCCTTTTCCACTTGTGGGTCTCATTTATTGGTTGTTGCCTTGTTCTATGGCACAGGTTTTGGTGTATACATTATCTCAAATGTAATTGATTCACCAAAGAAGATCGCTGTGGCTTCAGTGATGTATTCAATAATTCCTCCAATGATGAATCCTTTTGTTTACAGTTTGAGAAACAAAGATATGAAGGAGGCCCTGAAGAAAGTTATTGGTAGGACAGCCTCTCTTTTGTGA